ACTATCTTTCTCTAGCTTAAAATTCTAGGGTTTCAACTACCGAGATCTTTAAGTTATGTATATTTCTAGATTCTGAGATTATTATTCATTTTGGAAAAGatatagtagtagttttttaCTAATACTTCCCCCTCAATagaaaaaatttatattatattttctccTTTTGGCTTTGGTGGGCTTTCTCCAAGCCAATAAACTCAGCCCGCCGATTTGGAAAGTAATGATCTCgtgctattattttatttttgttcaattaataaaatgattattaaaatatattttttgtaatttttgtttaatatcgCTGTAGAAGATCATATTCCATGTGATACAGGCAAAGGTTGTCGCTTAAACTAAGGAAAATGTAATTAATCTATACATGTCCTAATTAACTACGTTACGAATTTTAAGAATGATTTCAATTGATTGGTTCACAACTTCACATGCAAAGATGAGAAAACGAAGAGgaatcttttcatatattttttatagAAATTCTAGAACTTTCatctttctcttttatttatttattttattaaaaaaaggaaTAATGATTGAAATATGAAAGCTTTTATTTAAACAGAGAGATTTAAAATTGAAACATATCATGATCTTTCTCCCCTAAGTAACAAAGAAAAAGTGAtttttcgatttatataattaggATTAGAGTAACCTCcataaatgtgagttaaaaattcattttttcctTTATCATGTTACATCCATAAAGAACCCTGAGATTTTCTGCCTTATCAAGTTACTACTTGCTTATAAAACCACTCAAGACTtacaaattatgtcaatttTTTGTTCTTCATTCTAGTACTATAAGAACTAAACTTGGTAAATCTTCAATTTTAACATCTATCTAAAAAAAATCTCTACCTTTTCATCTCTAGAAAAACATTTCCCCGAATTATCCTTGTTAAATGGTCTGGGCCGGCCCAACTCTGACCAGGGAAATCCACTTGGCTTGAGGCCCAACCTACTCCAGGCACTCGTCTAAATGAATTTGTATGGACTCAAATATAAATGAATTTGAAAGTCACAAAATTTATTCTTTTGCGGCGACAAATTAATCTTAGGCGTCCATAAATGAGAGCTAACGGACTATATTGGTGGTATGGTGTTACCCTATCTATGGTGGCACTATAGTGCTCCCCTAGTAGAATACTATATTAAAGGaatgtatattatatataatataatatattaaattaatagaatatacatatattatatttaaaatatagtaattcggtttttcaattttttcttagCCCGAACCGaatcgaaccgaatttcaaaatttcggtttggtttggttcggttcggatatttggtttccggtttttttgctcacccctaaaaGTAATCCAAAAGAGAGCTTATTTCAAAAAGTGTTAGCTTCTTATAaacaaaattgaatttttaGTTCAGATTAGATTCATATAGGTGTGCATTGGTAATAATTGGAAACTATATTTGTTGGAGAGACGCGTAAAcactaccaaaaatgatgttttgCGAGTATTGATTACTAAACACTTTTAAATCGGGACATAACTATGGTCTGGTGTTCACTAAATCACTACAAGCAAATTTTTACGTGGACTTCCAATTTTGAAAttctaataataaaattaagaatATGAAGATTTAGTAGTTTGTATATAATTATCGATTTTGAATTTAAACATTTTAACTAAACTATTACTATGTGTCTCGGTGGTGCAACTTAGTAAGTCAACATTTCAAGATTCATTCACATACCCTTggttttatggatttggatccTCTGTTGTGCTGTGCACACagggaataataaaaaaatatttttttttattattaaaaaattgttttgtgAGTGTGCACAGCAGTGCTGTGCACCGCAGGGGATCCACCCCTGATTTTATATAGTTGATGTGCGACACTGAAGCATGCAACATATTATTTCTcgcaatataataatataattagcTTGCAATAATTAACCTTATGTTTTGTTTACATCTAATTTTAGATTTTCCTTTATCTTTTCCTTTTCTGATAAAATCAGGGTTTATTTATGCCTTTATATATGCTTCTTTGTTGGacaaaaattacatatttttatcattaatcAATTGGTGAGTTTTTAATTGAGAAGTTTTTCCAACTTAAATCAGTGTATTATCAAACTTAAACTCACAATCAACTCATACTCATAAGTAAATACAACAATACCcgaattaaaacaaaaaaactaaaagGAGGTATTCCAAAATTAACatcacaagtaaacacaatctGTCTATAGTCTTCAATCTTCTCATCATTAGTCTTCTTCTTCACTGCATGATGCAATACATATTATTACAACAATCGCAGCAATGTTGAAATAATATCACATTATTATCACAACATCACATTAACATCAGCATTGATATTAGCATTAACATCATAGATTATTAACATCAGCATTAACATTAACAAAGCATTAGCATTAGAATTAGTATTAACAGGGCATTAACATCAAAGATTATTGACATCAACCACATTAACAAAGCATTTACATTAACTTTGAATTAGCATTGATAAGGCAATAACATCACACAACATTAACATTTACGGAGCTTATTATTGACATTAGCATTACCATTAACCACATAATATTAACATCAACATTAGCCTTAGCATTAACATGACATATTATCATCATTAACATTGTCATTATTATCAACATATTAATGGGTTAACATATTTATAGGGCATACACATCGATCAAACCATAATACAATCACAAATAGGTAACATCACAAAATTTTAACAACTCAATCGAAACAAATCATGAGAAAATAACTGATGGTGTTCACCAAATTTTGGGTAGggttaaaaattaaaatgtccAAGCTCAATTACGAACATGTACAATTTCTTTAAAATATTGTGATGAAGTAGAAGACAAGACTTGGAGGctaagaaaattatattttgagttttatttatttcctagttaGTAAAATTAGTAGAtggaaaaatattaattatttttccttctacaaattaagttttctttttttacttatttttcttaTAGTTATTTTTGCTTATTATCTTTTTAGATGTTTTCTTTCcataattttaggattttttagttattttctttCCATAAGTTTAGGATTTCTCTTGCCTATATAAAGGCATCATTGTTGATCTTAGAGCATCCTTAACCCTGGCCCGGATTCAGGCCCCAattcccctccacgtcatcatttccctaaatttgagtctcaggccacaactcctctaaccctgcaggccccaacccgggccacaactaataaattacactattcacaacttcaacatattttactcgtaaatgTAATACGTTGAATAATTCAAATCGGGAAAATACATTGTTCagtagaaattaaaattacaaatcctagacaaagcaaattaaaaatcctagaaaataaaaatacaagtcacacattttttttaaaaaaaggataaAACTACTACTTCTTTATttgtaggcgatcatctcatggtgcaactcgagatcgaactccgacattgtcgaggtatccctcgatgttaactccgtcagctggctcatccgccaggTAATACTCATCTCCGACATAGAGTCGGAGATCTTATCCAGAGACTGAttgggcggcggtggcggcgtaGCGAAATAGCTCGCAGTTGCCTCTAATTCGCTTTCCTCTTTGTCGTCTTTGTTCCCATCGGACGGCTTTGAGTGCTAGGGGATGAGAAGAAGacgtcgtcgtccgtcacgttgaggtcgatcgccggacctccttcgctcgaagagtagtttccagCGGCGGAAAATTTGGTTTTCTTCAACGCCCCACTTGACGTCGGTTCGGCACCAccggtgtacttcgggctcttctcgacaatcttccaaacgtcgaagtacttgaagtGCTTCATCCTGTCAGCGAAGAACTCCGCCTTGGCCTTCTCCATGAGGTCCATCTCAttgtgcccgctcggccacatctTGATTACATTGTGATACGATCCCCTTAACATCTAGGAAATCTCAATTATTTAGTATCTTTTGATTcgccatatcttttccatatcttagttttcttattcaataagttagggtagtattctactattataaataggagagcttgttatcatatttaatcatccaataatgaatcaatgaatatattattttggccaaatgcctcgagttatgctttgaatccgtaattccctacgctacctgctgcccgacggaaggtctccgcgcacagccggaacgtatatctgatctgtagccgttgcccgacgggttggaacccgcgcaccgccgcccagatctttatctccgccgaccctcacgggcgccggattatctttatctcgttattgtccgttttatcggatcgttagggatttaggtccttaacacaTTGGTCCACTTGCCATTCCCCTTGTTCATCTCCTTCTGGACCCGACtccaatgcttgcgcagcttcacgtagctacgctcgaacGACCCTCTAGGACGACCAGCGTTGTACTTCTCTGCAATCCGTTGCCAGAACACTTTGCCGCTCtactggttgccgatgataggatcctcggagACGTCGACGAAGTTCTTGGTCAGCCACAATGTCTCGTGCGGACTATACTTCTTCGGCCCCTCATCATCCGCaaccttgcccttgcccctccCTTCAGCGGGCTCCATATCACTGATCTCGTACTCATCAGTGCTAACTGGCGATGTTAGGTCGATGTTGCTAGCCACCCCCGGACTAGGCGTCGTATGTGGTGGGGGTGATGGTGGCACGTACCAATTGTTGGCGAACTCGTTCATCTGACGTTCATCACTGTTAAACCACTCCATAGAAGCCGAAAATATGGGAATACAAGAGGATTGAAATGGGTAAAGTGCGGAAGAATGATGCACAAATGTTCAATATTTATagacaaaaattcaaaaaaaaaaaaaaaatttggggaCTTGCGGCCCTGCCCGAAGAGCATCCAACGCCGGGCCGGGACGCTTTCGATGCGGCCCAGGCACCGTTAACGCTGGTCAGGCCAAACCCCGGAAACGTCCCCAGGCCGCAACTGCGGCCtcgggaccggcctgggccggaACTTCCGCTCGTCCAACGCAACGCCCGGGCCGAGACTCGCTCATTGCGGCCTGGCCCCTAGCGTTAAGGATGCTCTTAAAAGACAGACTTGAATACATAGTTTTTACATTGAGTTTTTATACAACAAAGTTGTCAATAAGTTTGAGTTCTTTATCTACCAGTTTAGTCATTCTCATAGTTCTCCGTCATTTTACATCATTTGAATGATGCAAAATTATAGGGCAAACACAATCGATTAAACCATAATATTATCACAAAATAGGTTCACCGAATTGTAACAACTTAATCGAAACAAATTACGGAGTACAATTTTAACAACTTAATCGATTTTACTATCTATTTATACTCTCTCTattgacaaacacggattttaCATGTTTTTAAGGGCTAGATTTGActagttttaaatgtcaatcatgcaaattatgttcttaaattgcatatattatacatttgatattttgaatgtgtttgttgataaatgatagaaaaagatagaaaaaagatGCAAAAAGACCAAGGtgtagcagcctctgttcgagctcATTCTTCCAGAAAGtgtgaagtccaatcagtgcttactacatgtcattctcttcgtctttgaaagagcttcgcgtggataccttaaacgtctcaatcggagttctgtagagaaagttattacaattctacgaacattgtgcaatgcagtcaaagctgacggAAATTTGGGCGGAAATTTAAGAAatagaataaattattaaattgtgaaaccaaatctctctcatttcttATAGGGCACGAAAATAACCATGACTAACCctttttctagcctataaatactcctaaacctaattcataatcaccatctcagagcctccaatcctccccctctacacattcttccattctatcttccacacataattcatccatcttccattggagcggagctctgcagatccaggcaagaaaagactgaagattgaagattcaaccttgggttttatcaatttctttcatgtctagtgtttttattattgtttttactacttgtctatgagtagttaaacatactttgtagttttttttttgtgaaaactATTATGCATGTGTTTTGATTAATTGAATTGAACATTTTCCTAGCttttgtgattattttgcttgttcttgtgcttttattgttcttttgtctggccaactttagaactatgtccgtctagctagattaatcgagagatagctagttttacgtggtaaaagaaatgagtacaacacataggtttatctgcactcgagagaggggaccctttgtgagggcttgagtcttaggaacttaaggagttagaatctaatctattggaaggagagtttgatagttagagtctaatctactggataagtgcactcgagagagggcttatccTAGAATcacgactttcctaataatcctagaGACACATAAATGTAAAGGTTCtatgagattaatcatcactaggtcgtagtagttgtatcctaaaactctacaaCCACGAAAAATattctcattttttcattttagggtgtccacgaaaaatagtctcatttcaaaataaaaagaatgaaATTTTAAGAATCCATCGTGATTGGTGAGGATATTCCTTCAAGAATGGTGATCAGTGGTTGAAGATTGCAAGCCATTTTTTGGGATATCAGAAAACAAAGGGAAGGAAAGCTCATTGTAAATTTGAATTGCATGTAAATAACATTAGTGAAAGCCAGCTCATTGTggttttatgtatatatttattttacatttttggtAAATATGGCTTTTTCTTAGAATGATTATCtcatcattttattatattttttctatgTCATCGATATATTTTTTGTACATTTTAACTTTTATgtgaaatatatattatattttttagaatGATTATTATACATAAAATTTATGTTATGAGATGCTTCTTTTAAGCactattctctatattattatctctcttattttactctctcttcactttaaatattaaaaattaaacggATTTTGCACTTTGCTTATGGTGGGATGGTAGGAATATATACTGATaatattggtaaaataagatgaattatATCTTGACCTATTTagtaaaatttgaaattgattattttagaaaaaaaattctcGATTTTATCGCATCTTTCGACAACTTGGCTATTTCGATTGACAGACACAAGTATATATCTAGATTCTATCACTGATCAGTTAGTTTTTCTGTAGCTCATTAGTATCTATACTTATTGAGTCGTCCTGCCACCCATATTGCAGTTCTTTCAGCGACGGAAACACCGAAATATATACTAGACTTTGGCCGAGTATAAAAATCTTGACTCAGATCAGTGTATTATCAAACTTATACAAGTCACAATCATACTTATAATACTCATAAGTAAATACTAATACAAGAATACCCAAAATAAAAcacaataaaacaaaaatgaGGCATTCCAAAATTAACatcacaagtaaacacaatATGTCTATTTAAAGCTATAGTCTTCATTCATTTAGATAGTTTTCTATCATTTTCTCCCTGACAATCTTCTCACCCTTATACATACGTCTCCTATGTCTTCAATAATCAGCTGcaacattatttttttttggagagaTGATGTCAAGGGTTGTTGTACAGTGGCAAATGTAGTTGTATGTTTGTCATGGATATGTTTGCTCACTGTTGGGGCCATTTCATTCAtcatcgtcgtcatcatcaCCACCACTACATGATGCAATATCACAAGATTATTTGTAGAACTATTAATAAAATCATAGATTATTAACATCAGCATTAACGTCACAGGTTATTAACATCAACACGTTGGTATTAACATTAACATTAGAATACGTATTAACATGGCATTAAGAGCAAAGATTGTTATTACCAGCATTAATATCGGTATAAACATTATCATTAGCATTAACATCACACAACATTAGCATTAGTATTGGCATTAACCCTAATAGAGCATTAGTATTAACAATAGAAATAGTATCAACAGGGCATTACCATCACAGATAATTGACATTAGCATTAGCATTAACACCACAAATTATGAGCATTATCCGGGCACTGTTATCAGCCTATTGATGGGAAACTAATTTATAGGGCAAAAACAATCGATTAACACCACAAACTACTCCTTTTGTTTAATGCTACTCACACTTTTCTATTTCAGTTCACCCCAAACTACTTacaattatttctattttaaataaaaagtagagcatttaattaatatacttaTTAAAGTGAAGTGAATTAAGTGTTCTCGTATTAAATAATAAGAGGCTAATACTTATGAAATTAATCTCCGATTGAAAAGTGTATGCATGAATGCGCGAGCAAAATCAGAGTGCTGCATACAAGTGATACAACTAAGCATTCAAAATCTTCTTCAAGTTAAAGAAATGGTTAAGTACCTTTCGAAAAGAGACCTCATTTTGATGCGAAGTTTGAGGTCgttgtttccattttcagaTTGCTCCTCCACAATCCTTTCTGCTGAGGCCACTGCACATTCGCTGCATAATTCTAACTCGATTAATTGGAGTGTTGGGATTTCTCCAATGCCGCTTGGGATTTCCTCTAGATCGTGGCAGTCATATACACGGAGGTGGCGGAGTCTAGGGAAATTGGTCTCATCAGCTTTCCAACGCTCAATCCTCAAAAGTGCAAGATGTAGAAACTGCAGTGAGGGGAACACATCTCTATCTGCTAACTCCCACTCTTCATCATACCATGTCTCATTAAAACTGCAGTTATATAGCAAGAGAACTTCCAGCTTATGTAGTGCACACAGAGTCCTCCAAGCTCCCAAAATCATTTCACAATCATACAGATATAGTTTTCTAATATTACAAGGAAATATAACTGTGAAACAATGACCAAAACCGTTTGGAGAGGATATAGTTCTCATGTACCCGAATTTTAATATTTCGAGCTTGTGAAGATGGCTAAGATCAATTGCTGTGGATCTAGTTCGGAGCCTATCATCAATAAACAACTTTTTGATATTTGGAACGCTTTTGAGGAAACCATCCAAACTTGTTGCCTCATATTTAGGTACTTTCACTGAAACAATACTTTGCAGCTTCTTCAGTACACTATAgttcattgcctcatcttttAACAACTCAATTCCATACACTTTGAGATGTCTTAACTCAGACAGCTTCCATAGCTCAGCTGGCTCGTCAAACCTGCAATGAGGAGCAATCAAGGTTTGCAAATTCCACAATCTTGATATTCCTCTCGGTATGCTGAAATAGCCATCGACACATAAGAAGCGTAGGTtaacaaattcaaatatttCAGTTGGGAAACTATCGAAACTCATATCCATTAAGGCCAACACCCTTAGCAATCTTGCCGCAAAAAATGTATCAGATGGAAACCCACTCCAAAAATCAATGCATATAACTGATCGAGTTAGTGTCATTGAGTCTGTTGAATCATTAACATCTTCCATTTCGTCTGATCTGTGAAAAATCATGCGGCGCAGATTAAAGAATGTGAACTTGTTGGGACCATTCATAAACTTGTCTTCATCACATTTCCGAATGCATACATCCCTCAACATATCATGCATGTTGTATCTCTTTGATGGTCCATAATTGTTGTATTCTCTAACCATAAATAGATTTCTCTCTACTAGAGACTTTAGCCAATCCTCAGCCTCTTCCTCCAAACATCTTTCCCCGTTCGATTTTACAAATCCTTCTGCAACCCACAATTGTACGAGTCTGGGTCCACTAATCTCGTAGTCTTCAGGGAAAGCTCCCATGTATAAGAAACATGGCTTCAAGTGATTTGGCAAGTGGTTATAACTTAAAGACAATATACTATAGCATCGCTCGTCTGATCCAGAAATTGCTGCTATAACATTGTCCCCAATTTTCCTCCAAACATCTTCTGATCTTTCCATCTTAGATACTAACCCTCCAATCACACTGATGGCTAGAGGAAGCCCACCGCAATCCTTAGCGATCTTTCGACCAATCTCTTGTAAAACCAGAGGGCACTCCTCTTCTCCAAACAAAAGTTGGTGAAGCAGATTCCAACTTTCATACTCGCTAAGCAACCGCACCTGATGCTGCAGACTCAAAGAGTCAGCATAGTTCGCTACATCAGATTCCCTAGTGGTGATCACAATGCGACTCCCATTGTTGTTGTCCGGGAAGTACATCCTAATCTCATCCCAGAATCTCGTACTCCATATATCATCTAACACAATCAAGTATTTTCTACCGAACAAGCTCTTATACAACATATCTTTTAACTTATCAGAAGGTTGATCACATTCTTTTCCAGTTATGCAACTAAGAAGGCTTAAGAGAATTTGTTGCATATTGTAATCTTGTGAGATAGTGGCCCAAACGCGGTATTCAAAGTGATCAACAATCAAAGGATCTTCATAAAGCTTTTGAGCGAGAGTGGTTTTGCCTATTCCACCCATACCAACGATGGGGACGATCTCCAGCTTCTTCTCCAAACGGGTCAGCCGATCTTTGAGTTGCATCAGATCTTCATCAATTCCAACCACCACAGCACTCTTGGAACTGGATGAACTGCTAGACGGCATCTTCTTATCCACGAGCTTCAGTTGTTCCATAGCAGAATCAAGCTCTCGCGGCATCTTCTCATCCCCCATGTCCAACAGCTTCTCGGCTTGCTCCATCAGAGAATCAAGATGTCGTGTTACTTGCAGCAGATCTGGTGTGGAAAGAGTGAACCTCACACAATCCGATCCAGAGAGCATATGATGAACCATGTGGGATTCAATGGTGTCTTCAGCTTGGTGTGTTACTTCTCTGATTTGAGTGTCTAGTTTGGTGAATGAAGAATTACTATGAAGGAGCTTTTGAAGAGAAGTAGCTTTATCGAAGAGGGATTGGAGTTGTGGGTTGTTTTCATCAACAATCCATCGTGGTTGGTGAGGATCAAGGATTCCTTCAAGAATGGTGATGAGCGGTTGAAGATTGTAAGCCATTTTTCAGATCTCAACAAAGGTAGGAGAGCTTTTGCAAATTGCAATCACACAACAAAAGATGATTAAATCTATAAAACCTCAATTGAAATTAGTGAGAGCCACCTAATTTTGGTTGTACGGATTGATTGACTGAAACTTGACTTTTGTGAGTGCCATTTT
This sequence is a window from Salvia splendens isolate huo1 chromosome 5, SspV2, whole genome shotgun sequence. Protein-coding genes within it:
- the LOC121802124 gene encoding putative late blight resistance protein homolog R1B-16, with product MAYNLQPLITILEGILDPHQPRWIVDENNPQLQSLFDKATSLQKLLHSNSSFTKLDTQIREVTHQAEDTIESHMVHHMLSGSDCVRFTLSTPDLLQVTRHLDSLMEQAEKLLDMGDEKMPRELDSAMEQLKLVDKKMPSSSSSSSKSAVVVGIDEDLMQLKDRLTRLEKKLEIVPIVGMGGIGKTTLAQKLYEDPLIVDHFEYRVWATISQDYNMQQILLSLLSCITGKECDQPSDKLKDMLYKSLFGRKYLIVLDDIWSTRFWDEIRMYFPDNNNGSRIVITTRESDVANYADSLSLQHQVRLLSEYESWNLLHQLLFGEEECPLVLQEIGRKIAKDCGGLPLAISVIGGLVSKMERSEDVWRKIGDNVIAAISGSDERCYSILSLSYNHLPNHLKPCFLYMGAFPEDYEISGPRLVQLWVAEGFVKSNGERCLEEEAEDWLKSLVERNLFMVREYNNYGPSKRYNMHDMLRDVCIRKCDEDKFMNGPNKFTFFNLRRMIFHRSDEMEDVNDSTDSMTLTRSVICIDFWSGFPSDTFFAARLLRVLALMDMSFDSFPTEIFEFVNLRFLCVDGYFSIPRGISRLWNLQTLIAPHCRFDEPAELWKLSELRHLKVYGIELLKDEAMNYSVLKKLQSIVSVKVPKYEATSLDGFLKSVPNIKKLFIDDRLRTRSTAIDLSHLHKLEILKFGYMRTISSPNGFGHCFTVIFPCNIRKLYLYDCEMILGAWRTLCALHKLEVLLLYNCSFNETWYDEEWELADRDVFPSLQFLHLALLRIERWKADETNFPRLRHLRVYDCHDLEEIPSGIGEIPTLQLIELELCSECAVASAERIVEEQSENGNNDLKLRIKMRSLFESGGDDDDDDE